The following coding sequences lie in one Spinacia oleracea cultivar Varoflay chromosome 1, BTI_SOV_V1, whole genome shotgun sequence genomic window:
- the LOC110795993 gene encoding ABC transporter G family member 11-like gives MPFLMLIIFLSGTVCYFIVRLHPGFEHYIFFVLCLYASVTVVESLMMAIASVVPNFLMGIITGAGIQGIFMLVSGFFRLPKDIPKPVWRYPMSYISFHFWALQGQYQNDLKGVVFDNRTPDLPKIPGEYSSCLLDAELCSL, from the exons ATGCCATTCCTAATGTTGATAATCTTTCTTTCGGGAACAGTTTGTTATTTCATAGTTCGGTTGCATCCAGGGTTTGAGCACTATATATTCTTTGTGCTATGTCTTTATGCTAGTGTCACTGTTGTTGAGAGCTTAATGATGGCCATCGCCAGCGTTGTCCCCAATTTCCTCATGGGAATTATTACTGGTGCTGGCATACAG GGAATATTCATGCTTGTTTCGGGCTTCTTCCGGCTCCCCAAGGACATACCAAAGCCAGTATGGCGTTATCCCATGTCTTACATCAGTTTCCATTTCTGGGCTCTTCAG GGGCAATACCAAAATGACCTAAAGGGAGTGGTGTTTGACAACAGGACACCAGATCTACCAAAGATACCAGGGGAGTACTCTTCTTGTCTTCTTGATGCTGAGTTAtgttcgttatag